Proteins from a single region of Vicinamibacterales bacterium:
- a CDS encoding cbb3-type cytochrome c oxidase subunit I, translating into MLDKLKIPERHYLNNGHGLASWLLTKDHKRIAIMYLISISVMFFLGGLFAVGIRLELATPQGDFVQADTYNKFFTMHGIIMVFFFLIPSIPAVLGNFLIPPMIGAKDLAFPRINLLSLYLLWFGAIFATVAMVSGGVDTGWTFYTPYSTTGSNSHVVPMALGIFIAGFSSILTGLNFIVTIHRMRAPGMTWFRLPLFVWAHYATSLIQVLGTPVVAITIVMVGVERALGFGIFDPARGGDPVLFQHLFWFYSHPAVYIMILPALGVMSELISTFSRKTIFGYSFVAFSSLAIAVFGFIVWAHHMFVAGISTYAAMVFSFLSFSVAIPSAVKVFNWTATLYKGAISFETPMLYAYGFMGLFAIGGLTGLFLATLGLDIHLHDTYFVVSHFHYIMVGGAIMGYMGGLHFWWPKMTGRMYSEFFSRISAILVFVGFNLTFFPQFVVGYLGMPRRYHSYPDEFQVLNVMSSAGASVLGLGYFLPVITCCGR; encoded by the coding sequence ATGTTGGACAAGCTCAAGATTCCGGAGCGGCACTACCTGAACAACGGCCACGGCCTGGCGTCGTGGCTGTTGACCAAGGACCACAAGCGGATCGCGATCATGTATTTGATCTCGATCTCGGTGATGTTCTTCCTCGGCGGACTGTTCGCCGTCGGCATCCGCCTCGAGCTGGCGACGCCGCAGGGTGATTTCGTCCAGGCCGACACCTACAACAAGTTCTTCACCATGCACGGCATCATCATGGTGTTCTTCTTCCTGATCCCGTCGATCCCGGCGGTGCTCGGCAACTTCCTGATCCCGCCGATGATCGGCGCCAAGGACCTGGCCTTCCCGCGCATCAACCTGCTGAGCCTCTACCTGCTCTGGTTCGGCGCCATCTTCGCGACCGTCGCCATGGTTTCGGGCGGGGTCGACACCGGCTGGACGTTCTACACCCCGTATAGCACCACCGGCTCGAACAGCCACGTGGTGCCGATGGCGCTCGGCATCTTCATCGCCGGCTTCTCCTCGATCCTGACCGGCCTCAACTTCATCGTCACCATTCATCGCATGCGCGCGCCCGGCATGACCTGGTTCCGCCTGCCGCTGTTCGTGTGGGCGCACTATGCGACCAGCCTGATCCAGGTGCTGGGCACACCCGTCGTCGCCATCACCATCGTGATGGTCGGCGTCGAGCGCGCCCTCGGTTTCGGCATCTTCGACCCGGCCCGCGGCGGCGACCCGGTGCTGTTCCAGCACCTGTTCTGGTTCTACTCGCACCCGGCGGTCTACATCATGATCCTGCCGGCACTGGGCGTGATGAGCGAGCTGATCTCGACCTTCTCGCGGAAGACCATCTTCGGCTACAGCTTCGTGGCGTTCTCGTCGCTGGCGATTGCGGTGTTCGGCTTCATCGTGTGGGCGCACCACATGTTCGTGGCCGGCATCTCGACCTACGCGGCGATGGTGTTCTCGTTCCTGAGCTTTTCGGTGGCCATCCCGTCGGCGGTCAAGGTGTTCAACTGGACCGCGACCCTCTACAAGGGCGCCATCTCGTTCGAGACGCCGATGCTCTACGCCTACGGCTTCATGGGCCTGTTCGCCATCGGCGGCCTGACCGGCCTGTTCCTGGCCACGCTCGGTCTCGACATCCACTTGCACGACACCTACTTCGTGGTCTCGCACTTCCACTACATCATGGTCGGCGGCGCGATCATGGGCTACATGGGCGGCCTGCACTTCTGGTGGCCGAAGATGACCGGGCGGATGTATTCCGAGTTCTTCTCCCGCATCTCGGCGATCCTGGTGTTCGTCGGCTTCAACCTGACCTTCTTCCCGCAGTTCGTGGTCGGCTACCTCGGCATGCCGCGCCGCTACCACTCGTATCCGGACGAGTTCCAGGTGCTCAACGTGATGTCGTCGGCGGGGGCCAGCGTGCTCGGCCTCGGTTACTTCCTGCCGGTGATTACCTGCTGTGGTCGCTGA
- a CDS encoding cytochrome c, producing the protein MKLKSKALTLALLAAAALTAACRQDMHDTPRYEAFEANNTFADGRASRSAPAGTVARGWLRDDEALYTGKVAGQLVEQFPFAIGEAEMHRGQQRFNIYCTPCHGKLGDGKGMVVQRGLRQAASYHQERLRQEKVGYFFDVITNGFGAMQGYADQIPARDRWLIVSYVRALQLSQHASVDDVPADQRAGLDASASPVPSASTEKPAATAPAEKQ; encoded by the coding sequence ATGAAGTTGAAGAGTAAGGCACTCACGCTCGCGCTGCTGGCCGCCGCGGCGCTGACCGCCGCCTGCCGCCAGGACATGCACGACACGCCGCGCTACGAAGCGTTCGAGGCCAACAACACGTTCGCCGACGGCCGAGCCTCGCGCTCGGCGCCGGCCGGCACGGTCGCCCGCGGCTGGCTGCGCGACGACGAGGCGCTCTACACCGGCAAGGTGGCGGGGCAGCTGGTTGAGCAGTTCCCGTTCGCGATCGGCGAGGCCGAGATGCACCGCGGCCAGCAGCGCTTCAACATCTACTGCACCCCGTGCCACGGCAAGCTCGGCGACGGCAAGGGCATGGTCGTGCAGCGCGGCCTCCGCCAGGCGGCGTCGTATCACCAGGAACGGCTGCGGCAGGAGAAGGTCGGCTACTTCTTCGATGTCATCACCAACGGCTTCGGCGCGATGCAGGGCTACGCCGACCAGATCCCGGCCCGCGACCGCTGGCTGATCGTGTCGTACGTGCGCGCGCTGCAGCTGAGCCAGCATGCGTCGGTTGACGACGTGCCGGCCGACCAGCGCGCGGGACTCGACGCCTCGGCGTCGCCGGTGCCCTCGGCATCCACCGAGAAGCCGGCCGCCACGGCTCCAGCGGAGAAACAGTAA
- a CDS encoding cytochrome c oxidase subunit 3 family protein, whose translation MSNAVVHADAHGHAHAAHHPALQHHFDTMAQQKEAVVVGMWVFLLTEILFFGGLFAAYMIYRMWYFDAFAEASRSLDISWGALNTAVLIGSSLTMAMGVRSAQTNKRIATVNWLILTMVLGSVFLGVKVIEYADKFEHHHVPGYNFQWASAHPSTSLGAGEAPAAGAEHAAPAAEGAAAAEGGPSTAGHRQLALNAEQLQLTTQIYFSLYFTMTGLHALHMIIGIGIMCVITWMSWKGKFDDHYYTPVEMAGLYWHFVDIVWIFLFPLLYLVERHV comes from the coding sequence TTGTCTAACGCGGTAGTGCACGCTGACGCGCACGGTCACGCGCACGCGGCCCATCACCCGGCCCTGCAGCACCACTTCGACACGATGGCGCAGCAGAAAGAAGCTGTGGTCGTCGGCATGTGGGTGTTCCTGCTCACCGAAATCCTGTTCTTCGGCGGCTTGTTCGCGGCCTACATGATCTACCGGATGTGGTACTTCGACGCGTTCGCCGAGGCGAGCCGGTCGCTGGACATCTCCTGGGGCGCCCTCAACACCGCGGTCCTGATCGGCAGCTCGCTGACGATGGCGATGGGCGTCCGCAGCGCGCAGACCAACAAGCGGATTGCCACGGTCAACTGGCTGATCCTGACGATGGTCCTCGGCTCGGTCTTCCTCGGCGTCAAGGTGATCGAGTACGCCGACAAGTTCGAGCACCACCACGTGCCGGGCTACAACTTCCAGTGGGCGTCGGCGCACCCCTCGACTTCGCTCGGGGCAGGTGAGGCGCCCGCGGCCGGCGCCGAACACGCCGCACCGGCGGCCGAGGGCGCCGCTGCCGCGGAAGGCGGCCCCTCGACTGCAGGCCACCGCCAGCTCGCGCTCAACGCCGAGCAGCTGCAGCTGACCACGCAGATCTACTTCAGCCTTTACTTCACGATGACCGGGCTGCACGCCCTCCACATGATCATCGGCATCGGCATCATGTGCGTGATCACGTGGATGTCATGGAAGGGCAAGTTCGACGACCACTACTACACACCCGTGGAGATGGCCGGCCTCTACTGGCACTTCGTGGACATCGTGTGGATCTTCCTGTTCCCGCTGCTCTACCTCGTCGAGAGGCACGTCTAA
- the coxB gene encoding cytochrome c oxidase subunit II — protein MKIFGIPIFPDQASTFAKDVDALYFFIIAVSAFFAIAVAIAVIYFGIRYRKTHDGEIGARIEGNLPLELLWSVIPTIIAMVMFGWGASVYFHLRRPPAEAMHIYAVGKQWMWKFQHLEGQREINELHIPAGRPVKITISSEDVLHSLFFPAFRTKMDAIPGRYTELWFDAQTPGSYHIFCAEYCGTNHAGMIGTVTVMEPAQYQAWLQGGGMEGTLAQRGAKQFNDLACSTCHLDSGQGRGPSLHDIVGKPVELQDGSTVVVDEAYLRESILNSQAKVVKGFQPLMPTFQGLISEENLVALIEHVKSLSPNATTAPATTPAPAAPPAEKK, from the coding sequence ATGAAAATATTCGGCATTCCCATCTTCCCGGATCAGGCATCGACGTTCGCCAAGGACGTCGACGCGCTGTATTTCTTCATCATCGCGGTCAGCGCGTTCTTCGCCATCGCCGTGGCGATAGCGGTGATCTACTTCGGCATCCGCTATCGCAAGACGCACGACGGCGAGATCGGCGCCCGCATCGAGGGCAACCTGCCGCTCGAGCTGCTGTGGAGCGTGATCCCGACGATCATCGCCATGGTGATGTTCGGCTGGGGCGCGTCGGTGTATTTCCACCTGCGCCGTCCGCCCGCCGAGGCGATGCACATCTACGCGGTGGGCAAGCAGTGGATGTGGAAGTTCCAGCACCTCGAAGGGCAGCGTGAGATCAACGAACTGCACATCCCCGCGGGCCGGCCGGTCAAGATCACGATCAGCTCCGAGGACGTGCTGCACAGCCTGTTCTTCCCGGCGTTCCGCACCAAGATGGACGCCATCCCGGGCCGCTACACCGAGCTGTGGTTCGACGCCCAGACGCCCGGCTCGTACCACATCTTCTGCGCCGAGTACTGCGGCACCAACCACGCCGGCATGATCGGCACGGTCACGGTGATGGAGCCGGCCCAGTACCAGGCGTGGCTGCAGGGCGGCGGCATGGAAGGGACGCTGGCGCAGCGCGGCGCCAAGCAGTTCAACGACCTGGCGTGCTCGACCTGCCATCTCGACAGCGGCCAGGGCCGCGGGCCGTCGCTGCACGACATTGTCGGCAAGCCCGTGGAGCTGCAGGACGGCTCCACCGTGGTGGTGGACGAGGCCTACCTGCGCGAGTCGATCCTGAACTCGCAGGCCAAGGTGGTGAAGGGCTTCCAGCCGCTGATGCCGACCTTCCAGGGCCTGATCAGCGAAGAGAACCTGGTCGCCCTCATCGAACACGTCAAGTCACTGTCGCCGAACGCCACGACGGCGCCGGCCACGACACCGGCGCCGGCCGCACCACCGGCTGAGAAGAAATAA
- a CDS encoding DUF3341 domain-containing protein, translated as MHTNEPTNRLHGVMAEFDSGQALVDAARQTMAQGFTKVEAYSPVPIEELNDVIHQTRTILPKLVLGGGLAGMATGFGLQYWASVIEFPMNIGGRPQASWPTFIIPSYELTILFAALTAAIGMIVLSGLPQPYHPVFNVARFAMASSDKFFLVVESHDPKFDPHATSEFLKTTGAKGVYEVEE; from the coding sequence ATGCACACTAACGAGCCGACCAACCGGCTCCACGGCGTGATGGCCGAGTTCGACTCGGGCCAGGCGCTCGTCGACGCAGCGCGCCAGACCATGGCGCAGGGCTTCACGAAAGTGGAGGCCTACTCGCCGGTGCCGATCGAAGAACTGAACGACGTCATCCACCAGACGCGGACCATCCTGCCGAAGCTGGTGCTGGGCGGCGGCCTTGCCGGCATGGCCACCGGCTTCGGCCTGCAGTACTGGGCGTCGGTGATCGAGTTCCCGATGAACATCGGCGGCCGCCCGCAGGCGAGCTGGCCGACCTTCATCATCCCGTCCTACGAGCTGACCATCCTGTTCGCGGCGCTGACCGCCGCGATCGGGATGATCGTGCTGAGCGGGCTGCCGCAGCCGTATCACCCGGTGTTCAACGTCGCGCGCTTCGCGATGGCCAGCTCCGACAAGTTCTTCCTGGTGGTGGAGTCGCACGACCCGAAGTTCGACCCCCACGCCACCAGCGAGTTCCTGAAGACCACGGGCGCGAAGGGAGTGTATGAAGTTGAAGAGTAA
- a CDS encoding methyltransferase domain-containing protein translates to MPEFVEYVAETLDIGPGTEVFEVACGAGEFLLPLHDNGFIVGGMDADPALIAEARETMPGGRFVSGSPAELDPAQPWQVVVCRAFGSFPDVDYARGVLARMAAKATHAVAILDLPEGRFDRRWILRAFAEIGVSAVQMDEARVEGDGSGESRFHAFARM, encoded by the coding sequence TTGCCCGAGTTCGTCGAATACGTTGCCGAAACGCTGGACATCGGGCCCGGCACCGAGGTCTTCGAGGTCGCCTGCGGCGCCGGCGAATTCCTGCTCCCACTGCATGACAACGGCTTCATCGTCGGCGGGATGGACGCCGACCCCGCCCTGATCGCCGAGGCCCGGGAGACCATGCCCGGCGGCCGATTCGTCTCTGGATCGCCGGCCGAGCTCGATCCGGCGCAACCGTGGCAGGTGGTGGTGTGCCGCGCCTTTGGATCATTCCCTGACGTTGACTACGCCCGCGGTGTGCTCGCGCGCATGGCCGCCAAGGCCACGCACGCCGTCGCGATTCTCGACTTACCTGAAGGACGTTTCGACCGGCGCTGGATCTTGCGCGCCTTCGCCGAGATCGGGGTCTCGGCGGTGCAGATGGACGAGGCGAGAGTCGAAGGCGACGGAAGCGGGGAGTCCCGCTTCCATGCCTTTGCGCGAATGTAG
- a CDS encoding SCO family protein: protein MSRTALRSAIATGALALMTVAVSAQGDPGLRPPASPPSSQVPGILGTVAFEQHLNEQLPLALPFTDETGKAVKLGDYFGRKPVVLAFVYYECPMLCTQVLNGLESALRVIDESIGKEFDVVTVSFDPRETAVLAAGKKQAYLDRYKRPEAAQGWHFLTGSQASIDALTRSAGFSYAWDEASQQFAHASGIIVATPEGKLSRYFLGIDYSPRDVKFALIESSAGKIGSLAEQLLLYCYHYDPTAGNYGFVAMRAVRIGGAATLVALFGFMFVSIRRDHRAAGH from the coding sequence ATGTCACGCACTGCCCTTCGATCAGCGATCGCGACCGGCGCCCTGGCGCTGATGACGGTCGCGGTGTCGGCGCAGGGCGACCCCGGCCTGCGGCCGCCGGCGTCGCCGCCGTCGAGCCAGGTGCCGGGCATTCTCGGCACGGTCGCCTTCGAGCAGCACCTCAACGAGCAACTGCCGCTGGCGCTGCCGTTCACCGACGAAACCGGCAAGGCGGTGAAGCTGGGCGACTACTTCGGCCGCAAGCCGGTGGTGCTGGCGTTCGTGTATTACGAGTGCCCGATGCTGTGCACGCAGGTGCTCAACGGGCTCGAGAGCGCGTTGCGGGTGATCGACGAGAGCATCGGCAAGGAATTCGACGTGGTGACGGTGAGCTTCGACCCGCGCGAGACGGCAGTGCTGGCCGCCGGCAAGAAGCAGGCGTATCTCGACCGCTACAAGCGTCCCGAGGCCGCGCAGGGCTGGCACTTCCTGACCGGCAGCCAGGCCTCGATCGACGCGCTGACCAGGTCGGCCGGCTTCAGCTATGCGTGGGACGAGGCATCGCAGCAGTTCGCGCACGCCAGCGGCATCATCGTGGCGACGCCGGAGGGCAAGCTGTCGCGCTACTTCCTCGGCATCGACTACTCGCCGCGCGACGTCAAGTTCGCGTTGATCGAGTCGTCAGCCGGCAAGATCGGATCGCTGGCGGAACAGCTGTTGCTTTACTGCTATCACTACGATCCGACCGCCGGTAATTACGGGTTCGTGGCCATGAGGGCCGTTCGGATTGGCGGCGCCGCGACGCTCGTGGCGCTGTTTGGATTCATGTTCGTGTCGATTCGGCGCGACCACCGCGCGGCCGGACACTAG
- a CDS encoding cytochrome C oxidase subunit IV family protein: MSGHVSPVSLYVTIFLALMVLTAATVFAAFVDLGQFNFLVAMIIAVFKASLVIWYFMHVKYASHLTKLTVSTGLFFLVILLSLLLVDYASKGFSAMLPALK; encoded by the coding sequence ATGTCTGGACACGTTTCGCCGGTCAGCCTCTACGTCACCATCTTCCTGGCGCTGATGGTCCTCACGGCTGCGACCGTGTTTGCCGCCTTCGTCGACCTGGGCCAGTTCAACTTCCTGGTCGCCATGATCATCGCCGTGTTCAAGGCGTCGCTGGTCATCTGGTACTTCATGCACGTGAAGTACGCGAGCCACCTGACCAAGCTGACCGTGTCCACCGGCCTGTTTTTTCTGGTGATCCTGCTGTCGCTGCTGCTGGTCGACTACGCCTCGAAGGGCTTCTCGGCCATGCTGCCGGCCCTGAAGTAA